TCGGGCCGGTTCGCGAGCGACCCCGCGGGATGTGCTGGTTGAAGCCAGGGAAGAAGCGGAAGCCGTGTTCACCGGGCAGATCGAGGCGGCCGCCTGCCGCGGTGCCGGGGGAGGGGATGCTGCGCGCCTTGCCGCCGAGCGCGGTCGGCTCGAAGACGGTGACCTCGAAGCCGCGTTCGATCAACTCGTGCGCGGCGGCCGGTCCGGCCATCCCGCCGCCGAGGATCGCGACCCGGCGTCCGCCGGAGTGCACCGCCGGTGCGCGGCGGCTCGGCTGTGCGCCCGCCGTGACCGGCAGGGCTGCGGCCCCGAGCGCGCCGAGGGCGGTGAGGACGGTGCGGCGGGACATGCGTCCGTCGGGCTGCGGACCCCGGTGTGGCTGCGGACCCCGGTGTGACATCGAATCCCGTGTGTGTCGGTGATGACGAACTGTGGTGCGCGGCGCCGACTCCCGCGTTCCTGGCAACGTACATTGTCAGATATGGCCCACGATCGGGGGCGCCCGTGGCGAAATCCCCATCCGTGCATGTCAGGATTGGGTCATGACTATCGGAACACTTGTTCTGCTCCGCCACGGCGAGAGCGAATGGAATGCGATGAACCTGTTCACCGGCTGGGTGGACGTGCATCTGACCGACAAGGGGATCGCCGAGGGCAAGCGGGCCGGTGCCCTCCTCGCCGAGCACAATGTGCTTCCCGACGTCTCCTACACCTCCCTGCTGCGCCGCGCGATCAGCACCGCCAACTTCGCGCTCGACGCCGCCGACCGGCACTGGATCCCCGTCATCCGCGACTGGCGTCTCAACGAACGCCACTACGGCGCGCTCCAGGGCAAGAACAAGTCCGAGATCAAGGACGAGTTCGGCGAGGAGCAGTTCATGCTGTGGCGTCGCAGCTACGACACCCCGCCGCCGCCGATCGAGCCGGGTTCGAAGTACAGCCAGGACGCCGACCCGCGCTACGCCGACGTCGACGAGGTTCCCCTCACGGAGTGCCTGAAGGACGTCGTCGCCCGTTTGATCCCGTACTGGGAGTCGACGATCTCCCGGGACCTGCTCGCGGGCAAGACCGTGCTCGTCACCGCGCACGGCAACTCGTTGCGCGCGCTCGTCAAGCACCTCGACGGGATCTCCGACGACGACATCGCGGGCCTGAACATTCCGACGGGCATCCCGCTGCGCTACGACCTCGATGAGAACCTGCGCCCGCTGAACCCGGGTGGCACCTATCTCGACCCCGAGGCCGCAGCTGCCGGTGCGGCGGCGGTCGCGAACCAGGGCGCCAAGTAGCAGCCTCACGGAAGCGAGATCCGACCCCGTTGCCGTTCGGTGACGGGGTCGGTTCGTTCGTGCAGGTCCGTCGCAGAGTGGTCCGTTCTGGGCGAACAAAGGGTGAACAACACTCCAACATCCGAAAAATGGGGTGTGACGTGCGGGAAATGCCGTTGACCCGCTGTCCGGTGGGGTACCGGTGTCATTACGATTCGAAGTGTGAGTGTTACGCAGGCCGTGTTGCTGGCCGTGGTCGCAGCGGTCCTCGGCGGGATCGTCACCGTCGCCGCCGGGAGGCTGGTGCAGCGCCGGGCCCACGGTAGCGACCAAGCCGACCTCACGATGTTCGACGTGCTCGACCGGGTCGTGCACGGGGCGTCGACCGGTATCGCGGTGGTCGACAAGTTCCACGACGTCGTCCTGTCGAACCCGCGCGCCGAGGAACTCGGCCTCGTCCGCAACCGGCAGATCGACGACCGGGCCTGGGCGGCCGCCTGCCAGGTGCTCGAGAAGAGGAAGCCGATCGAACTCGACCTGGGCGCGAAGGCATTGCTCGGCCGCGAGCCCGTCGCGGTGCGCTGCACCGTCCGGCTGCTGCTCGACCAGGATCCGCGCTTCGTCGTGCTCTACGCCTTCGACGACTCCGAGCACGTCCGCATGGAGGCCACCCGGCGCGATTTCGTGGCCAACATCAGCCACGAACTGAAGACCCCCGTCGGCGCGATGGCGTTGCTCGCGGAGGCGCTGCTCGAATCCGTCGACGATCCCGAGACCGTCCGCCACTTCGGCGAACGGGTCCAACGCGAGGCGACGCGCCTCGGCAACATGGTGACCGAACTGATCGCCCTCTCGAAGCTCCAGGGTGCCGAGAAACTGCCCGATCTCGAGGTCGTGGACGTCGACGACGTCGTCGACGAGGCTCTCGACCGCACGCGCCTGACCGCCGAGAACGCCTCGATCACCATCAGCACCGACCGGCCGAGCGGTCTCGAGATCCTCGGTGACCGAACGCTGCTCGTCAGCGCCCTCACCAACCTCATCGAGAACGCGATCGCCTACTCCCCGGCCGGCTCACCGGTGACCATCAGCAGGTCGCTGCGCGACGGCAAGGTCGCTATGGCCGTCACCGACCGGGGGATCGGTATCGCCAAGGAGGACCAGGAGCGGGTCTTCGAGCGCTTCTTCCGCGTCGACAAGGCCCGGTCGCGGGCCACCGGAGGCACCGGCCTCGGGCTGGCCATCGTCAAGCACGTCGCTGCGAACCATCACGGCGAGATCACCCTGTGGAGCAAGCCCGGTACCGGCTCCACCTTCACCCTCCTCGTCCCGGCCCACGTCGAGGACGCCGAGGACGACGAGAACCACACCGCCGACCGCACCGAGAAGGTGGTCGGATCGTGACGCAGACCCCACCCGGGTTCCCGGGCGGACGGATATCGAGAAACAGACGGAGGACCAGCTCGTGACGCGTGTGCTGATCGTCGAGGACGAGGAATCGTTGGCGGATCCGCTCGCCTTCCTGCTGCGGAAGGAGGGGTTCGAGACGACCATCGCCGGCGACGGCCCCTCGGCCCTCGCCGAGTTCGACCGGGAGGGCGCCGACATCGTCCTGCTCGACCTGATGCTCCCCGGGATGAGCGGCACCGACGTGTGCAAGCAGTTGCGGACCCGCTCGGGTGTGCCGGTCATCATGGTCACCGCTCGCGACAGTGAGATCGACAAGGTCGTCGGGCTCGAACTCGGCGCCGACGACTACGTCACCAAGCCGTACTCGGCGCGTGAACTCATCGCCCGGATCCGTGCGGTCCTGCGGCGCGGGGCCGACACCGAGAGCGAGGTAGCGGCGGACGACGGACTGCTCGAGGCCGGACCCGTGCGGATGGACGTCGACCGTCACGTCGTGCACGTCAACGGTGAGCCGGTTGCCATGCCGCTCAAGGAATTCGACCTGCTCGAATATCTCCTGCGGAACTCCGGGCGGGTGCTCACCCGCGGACAGCTCATCGACCGGGTGTGGGGCGCCGACTACGTCGGCGACACCAAGACCCTCGACGTCCACGTCAAGCGTCTGCGCTCGAAGATCGAGGAGGATCCGGCCAAGCCGCGTCACCTCGTGACGGTGCGCGGTCTGGGTTACAAGCTCGAGGCCTGATCGGAGCCGGCATCGGAGCCCGCCTGTGCTGCCGACGTCGCGGGATGGATCGCGATCAGACCCAGTCCCTGGCGTCGCCGGCACAGGCGCGCGAGCTCGTCGTAGGCCGCCGCACCGAGGAGTTCGGTGAGCTCGGGGGCGTACGACTGCCAGACCGGACGCTCGCCGACGTGCGC
This window of the Rhodococcus pyridinivorans genome carries:
- a CDS encoding phosphoglyceromutase, with amino-acid sequence MTIGTLVLLRHGESEWNAMNLFTGWVDVHLTDKGIAEGKRAGALLAEHNVLPDVSYTSLLRRAISTANFALDAADRHWIPVIRDWRLNERHYGALQGKNKSEIKDEFGEEQFMLWRRSYDTPPPPIEPGSKYSQDADPRYADVDEVPLTECLKDVVARLIPYWESTISRDLLAGKTVLVTAHGNSLRALVKHLDGISDDDIAGLNIPTGIPLRYDLDENLRPLNPGGTYLDPEAAAAGAAAVANQGAK
- a CDS encoding sensor histidine kinase; its protein translation is MSVTQAVLLAVVAAVLGGIVTVAAGRLVQRRAHGSDQADLTMFDVLDRVVHGASTGIAVVDKFHDVVLSNPRAEELGLVRNRQIDDRAWAAACQVLEKRKPIELDLGAKALLGREPVAVRCTVRLLLDQDPRFVVLYAFDDSEHVRMEATRRDFVANISHELKTPVGAMALLAEALLESVDDPETVRHFGERVQREATRLGNMVTELIALSKLQGAEKLPDLEVVDVDDVVDEALDRTRLTAENASITISTDRPSGLEILGDRTLLVSALTNLIENAIAYSPAGSPVTISRSLRDGKVAMAVTDRGIGIAKEDQERVFERFFRVDKARSRATGGTGLGLAIVKHVAANHHGEITLWSKPGTGSTFTLLVPAHVEDAEDDENHTADRTEKVVGS
- a CDS encoding response regulator transcription factor — encoded protein: MTRVLIVEDEESLADPLAFLLRKEGFETTIAGDGPSALAEFDREGADIVLLDLMLPGMSGTDVCKQLRTRSGVPVIMVTARDSEIDKVVGLELGADDYVTKPYSARELIARIRAVLRRGADTESEVAADDGLLEAGPVRMDVDRHVVHVNGEPVAMPLKEFDLLEYLLRNSGRVLTRGQLIDRVWGADYVGDTKTLDVHVKRLRSKIEEDPAKPRHLVTVRGLGYKLEA